From the Patescibacteria group bacterium genome, one window contains:
- a CDS encoding prepilin-type N-terminal cleavage/methylation domain-containing protein — MLEHRNYSRGISIIELLVVIMIIGVAISASISFSTFSLRTASLFKQTTQASFFAKEYVEALKNYRDNTGWTDDDPGNNYDGLGQVTTGVSLHLELSGDTPPRWQLLLGQETLGIFTREVVVDLVERDAADNIVESGGTLDPQTKKVTVTVFWEERQRTHDIQVTTYLTNWR, encoded by the coding sequence ATGCTGGAACACCGGAATTACAGTAGAGGAATCTCTATCATTGAGTTGCTCGTCGTTATTATGATTATTGGAGTGGCAATTTCAGCCTCGATTTCTTTTAGCACCTTTTCTTTGAGAACAGCTTCCCTGTTTAAGCAAACCACCCAGGCCTCTTTTTTCGCTAAAGAATATGTGGAGGCGCTAAAGAACTATCGAGACAACACGGGGTGGACGGATGATGATCCTGGCAACAACTACGATGGTTTGGGGCAGGTTACTACCGGAGTATCACTCCACCTTGAACTTTCAGGAGATACCCCTCCACGATGGCAGCTTCTTTTGGGCCAGGAAACCCTTGGAATCTTCACAAGGGAGGTTGTGGTGGATCTTGTGGAGCGCGATGCGGCAGACAATATTGTAGAATCAGGAGGAACTCTTGACCCTCAAACCAAAAAAGTCACGGTCACTGTTTTCTGGGAGGAACGTCAGCGAACACACGACATTCAGGTAACAACATATCTCACTAACTGGAGATGA
- a CDS encoding pilus assembly PilX N-terminal domain-containing protein, giving the protein MNNIQQGFVALYLTLLVVFVLSGIGISAFVLTSSQQRIIQNTKASLQAYYGAEAGVEDALFRVKNSLNWSNPGSLNVLDATVTTTVTDTPQGKLVVAEGNDSSRFRRVEALYRLAGIIPEFFYGAHIGDGGLIMHNNSQVIGDVFSNGDITGNSGAIVTGTARVAGLGGNLSNISVVGDVFVDECKDADITATLNANDNDGCSFGAFVSLGTPPDPVSLPITAEEIQGWKDAAEAGGVFFGDYELDKTETASLGPQKIVGNLLVADKAVLTLTGNLWVTGNVDVKNDAQVRLDVSFGGTSGVIVADSVITLQNITISSGSGSEGSYLMYLSTNTGNPAINIKNNAVADILYTSAGWILIENNDELRVVTGYGVHLENNAVITYEIELTSAIFSSGTGGAWELVSWKEVE; this is encoded by the coding sequence ATGAACAATATACAGCAAGGATTTGTCGCCCTGTATCTGACCCTCTTGGTGGTGTTTGTGCTGTCTGGCATTGGGATTTCTGCTTTTGTTTTGACCTCCTCGCAACAGCGCATCATTCAAAACACAAAAGCGTCTTTGCAGGCATACTATGGAGCAGAAGCCGGGGTAGAAGATGCGCTCTTTCGCGTCAAGAATTCCTTGAATTGGAGCAATCCGGGTTCCCTTAACGTGCTGGATGCGACAGTCACCACGACCGTTACAGATACTCCACAAGGAAAGCTGGTGGTTGCTGAAGGAAATGATTCGTCTCGATTTCGCAGGGTGGAAGCTCTGTACCGTCTTGCCGGCATCATCCCCGAGTTCTTCTATGGTGCTCATATAGGTGATGGAGGATTGATTATGCACAACAATAGCCAGGTAATAGGAGACGTCTTTTCCAACGGAGACATTACAGGAAATTCTGGAGCCATCGTCACCGGAACTGCAAGGGTTGCGGGGTTGGGCGGTAATCTTTCTAACATATCGGTGGTGGGAGATGTGTTTGTAGATGAATGTAAGGATGCCGATATTACAGCAACCCTGAACGCGAACGACAACGATGGGTGCTCCTTTGGCGCCTTTGTTTCTCTGGGAACCCCTCCAGATCCCGTTTCCCTTCCCATTACCGCAGAAGAAATTCAGGGGTGGAAGGATGCGGCCGAAGCCGGTGGAGTTTTCTTTGGAGATTATGAGTTAGACAAAACCGAGACCGCTTCCCTTGGGCCGCAAAAAATCGTTGGGAACCTGTTGGTGGCGGACAAGGCAGTACTCACCCTTACTGGCAATCTCTGGGTAACGGGCAATGTGGATGTGAAGAATGATGCTCAAGTGCGACTCGACGTCTCCTTTGGGGGCACGAGCGGAGTCATTGTGGCAGACAGCGTCATTACTCTTCAGAACATCACCATCTCCTCTGGTTCTGGAAGCGAAGGAAGCTATCTCATGTATCTTTCCACCAACACCGGCAATCCCGCAATAAACATAAAGAACAACGCCGTAGCTGATATCCTCTATACCTCAGCTGGTTGGATTCTCATAGAGAATAACGACGAGCTGCGGGTGGTTACAGGATACGGTGTTCACCTGGAAAACAACGCAGTCATAACCTACGAAATTGAGCTTACGTCAGCCATCTTCAGTTCGGGCACCGGAGGCGCGTGGGAGCTTGTGTCCTGGAAAGAAGTGGAATAG
- a CDS encoding type II secretion system F family protein → MPKYKYTAISKQGEYLTGEEFAKDEHELAGRLRKKGYILTKADLRGLKKPGFQFLGAFSGLFGVPLAEKLMFMRTLKVMVVAGIALPKTLEVLSLQTKSRKLKNALGEIRKRVLQGHQLSDSMSFYPGIFPDLVVNMIRTGEESGTLENVLSQLTLQLEREHDLRSKIQGALVYPAVIIVAMIGIGILMLITVVPNLAATFEELQVPLPASTRAIISFADFFTSFWYLVILFALGGMAVGYLALRTKAGKNLVDTLVLRTPIVGPIVKKVNTAFFARTMSSLIGAGIPMVRALEVTATVLGNTHFRKVLLKGAEEMRKGVKLSEVLSQHTNLYPIVVVQMVEVGEETGQTAELLAKLADFFEEEVTNITRNLASIIEPVLMLIIGAVVGFFAISMIQPMYSMLGNV, encoded by the coding sequence ATGCCAAAGTACAAGTACACTGCAATCTCAAAACAGGGGGAATATCTCACCGGAGAGGAGTTTGCCAAAGATGAACACGAGCTTGCCGGGAGACTGCGCAAGAAAGGGTATATTCTCACAAAAGCTGACCTTAGGGGCTTAAAAAAGCCTGGTTTTCAGTTTCTTGGAGCATTTTCGGGGCTGTTTGGAGTCCCCTTGGCAGAAAAGCTCATGTTCATGCGTACTCTTAAAGTTATGGTTGTCGCGGGCATTGCCCTGCCCAAAACTCTTGAGGTACTCTCTTTGCAAACAAAATCAAGGAAACTGAAGAATGCCCTAGGAGAGATACGAAAGCGAGTTTTGCAGGGACATCAGTTGTCTGACTCCATGAGTTTTTATCCAGGCATTTTCCCCGACCTTGTTGTGAATATGATCAGAACGGGTGAAGAGTCGGGAACGCTCGAAAACGTGCTTTCTCAGCTCACCTTACAGCTGGAACGGGAACACGATTTGCGCTCCAAAATTCAGGGTGCCTTAGTTTATCCTGCAGTCATTATAGTTGCCATGATTGGCATTGGGATTTTAATGCTCATTACGGTGGTGCCGAATCTTGCTGCCACGTTTGAAGAACTTCAGGTTCCTCTTCCCGCCAGCACGAGAGCGATTATTTCTTTTGCAGATTTTTTCACAAGCTTTTGGTATCTTGTAATTCTCTTTGCTCTGGGGGGCATGGCTGTGGGATATCTGGCCTTGCGTACCAAGGCCGGAAAGAACCTGGTGGACACGTTGGTCTTACGAACCCCCATAGTAGGCCCCATTGTTAAAAAGGTGAATACTGCTTTTTTTGCCCGCACCATGAGTTCCTTGATTGGAGCTGGCATTCCCATGGTTCGCGCTTTGGAGGTGACCGCAACCGTGCTTGGGAACACGCATTTCAGAAAGGTGCTGCTTAAAGGAGCTGAAGAAATGCGAAAGGGGGTGAAACTCTCTGAGGTTCTTTCGCAACACACCAATCTCTATCCTATTGTGGTGGTGCAGATGGTTGAGGTGGGAGAAGAAACCGGACAGACAGCCGAGCTTTTAGCAAAGCTCGCTGACTTTTTTGAGGAAGAGGTGACGAACATCACCAGGAACTTGGCTTCTATCATTGAGCCTGTGCTCATGCTTATCATTGGAGCTGTCGTTGGGTTCTTTGCCATTTCTATGATCCAGCCAATGTACTCTATGCTGGGAAACGTATAA
- the infB gene encoding translation initiation factor IF-2, producing MVIRPPVVVILGHVDHGKSSLLEAIREDFKIIAKESGGITQHIGAYVAEFEGRPITFIDTPGHEVFSAVRSRGAKVADLAVLVVAADEGVKPQTKEAIEQAKKAGIPVVVAFNKIDKPEINLEKVKQQLSSEGIVVESYGGKVPEVATSAVLKQGIQELLETILLVADIEDLKANAGKPAQGIVIESYLDSRRGPAATLLVKEGTLTPGSFVGTRSSFGKARIVEDFQGKAMDKVPPSFPCLVIGFESPPRVGEEFKVFDSAEEAKAFLAPANISLPQPSQTRPPRELKAGLPTLDVILKTDVVGSLEVLEQALFLIPQEKVALRFVDARVGEITEKDVKTAIGTKARIIGFRTKVQSTAADLAEREHVRIETFDVIYELIQRVRTLMEKSIEPESVKTELGSLKVLAVFLTNKNRQILGGKVVAGEIRKGSKVEVFRGEDFIGTGKIVNLQKNKKDVGSAKTGEECGLMYEGSERVQEGDFLKSFIQETQQVAL from the coding sequence ATGGTTATACGCCCCCCGGTTGTCGTAATACTGGGTCATGTTGATCACGGTAAATCCTCTTTATTGGAAGCAATTCGAGAGGATTTCAAGATTATTGCAAAAGAGTCTGGAGGCATCACGCAACATATCGGGGCCTACGTTGCAGAGTTTGAAGGCAGGCCTATTACCTTTATTGATACCCCGGGCCATGAGGTCTTTTCTGCAGTTAGGTCCCGGGGAGCTAAGGTAGCAGATCTTGCAGTTTTGGTGGTGGCAGCAGACGAGGGAGTAAAACCCCAGACCAAAGAAGCAATTGAGCAGGCAAAGAAAGCTGGAATCCCCGTGGTGGTTGCTTTCAATAAAATAGACAAGCCGGAAATCAACTTGGAGAAGGTAAAGCAGCAGCTTTCCTCAGAGGGCATTGTGGTGGAGTCATACGGAGGAAAGGTGCCAGAGGTTGCAACTTCTGCGGTTTTGAAACAAGGTATACAAGAGCTTTTAGAAACCATTCTTTTAGTGGCAGATATTGAGGATTTAAAGGCCAACGCAGGAAAACCAGCACAAGGCATTGTTATTGAATCCTATCTGGATTCAAGACGAGGACCAGCAGCAACCCTGTTGGTGAAAGAAGGAACTTTGACCCCAGGATCTTTTGTGGGCACCAGATCTTCTTTTGGCAAGGCGCGCATTGTAGAAGATTTCCAGGGCAAGGCAATGGACAAGGTCCCCCCCTCCTTTCCCTGCCTTGTCATTGGGTTTGAAAGTCCTCCCCGGGTGGGAGAGGAGTTTAAGGTATTTGACAGCGCAGAAGAAGCGAAGGCATTTCTTGCGCCAGCCAACATTTCTTTGCCACAACCGAGTCAGACTCGGCCACCCCGCGAGCTTAAAGCTGGCCTTCCCACCCTAGACGTTATCTTGAAGACCGATGTGGTAGGTTCTCTGGAAGTATTGGAGCAGGCCCTCTTTTTAATCCCACAAGAAAAGGTTGCCTTGCGCTTTGTGGATGCCAGGGTCGGGGAGATTACCGAGAAAGATGTGAAAACAGCAATTGGGACCAAAGCAAGGATTATTGGTTTTCGTACCAAAGTCCAAAGCACGGCAGCTGATTTGGCTGAACGTGAACACGTAAGGATTGAAACTTTTGATGTTATCTACGAGTTAATCCAGCGAGTACGCACCTTAATGGAAAAGAGCATTGAGCCAGAATCGGTAAAGACAGAACTCGGTTCTTTAAAAGTGTTGGCAGTGTTTTTGACCAACAAGAATCGACAGATTCTGGGAGGAAAGGTTGTGGCTGGCGAGATTCGAAAGGGCAGTAAGGTGGAGGTGTTTCGGGGAGAAGATTTTATTGGAACAGGGAAAATTGTGAATCTCCAGAAAAACAAAAAGGATGTGGGGTCTGCCAAAACTGGAGAAGAATGTGGGTTAATGTATGAAGGGTCAGAGCGCGTCCAGGAGGGAGATTTCTTGAAATCCTTTATCCAAGAAACACAGCAAGTTGCCTTGTGA
- a CDS encoding PilN domain-containing protein: protein MINLLPPKYRQKLREEERFRLVLLLGVVLGIALLAMSVFLLVIQVSLAKERLSQEFKLSSFEEKSTKEDSTLTEIKNWNSKLRNIESFKQERRFLKDVFDEVGSSLPQDLYLFSFSYTPAFEREKKGGEVQKTPATIAVTGKAQTREQLLSFKDALQANPFFAEVVFPPSNWVSPSDITFSFQAKLQDKP, encoded by the coding sequence ATGATTAATTTACTCCCACCAAAATATCGCCAGAAGCTTAGAGAGGAAGAGCGGTTCCGTCTTGTGCTCCTCTTGGGCGTTGTTCTTGGTATTGCCCTTCTTGCCATGAGCGTTTTTCTTCTGGTTATTCAGGTCTCCCTTGCCAAAGAGCGCCTGTCCCAAGAATTCAAGCTCAGTTCCTTTGAAGAAAAGAGTACAAAGGAAGATTCTACCTTGACTGAGATTAAGAACTGGAACTCAAAGCTGAGGAACATCGAAAGTTTCAAGCAAGAGCGCCGTTTCCTCAAAGATGTGTTTGATGAGGTTGGCTCTTCACTTCCCCAAGACCTCTACCTGTTCTCTTTTTCTTACACTCCTGCCTTTGAAAGAGAAAAGAAGGGGGGTGAAGTGCAAAAAACTCCAGCCACCATTGCCGTAACCGGAAAAGCCCAAACCCGAGAACAGCTGCTTTCTTTCAAGGACGCTTTGCAGGCCAACCCCTTTTTTGCTGAAGTTGTGTTTCCTCCCTCAAACTGGGTGAGTCCAAGTGATATTACCTTTTCTTTTCAGGCAAAGTTACAAGACAAGCCATGA
- a CDS encoding DUF4446 family protein — protein MFNFGKKKKQATTTKELVKEVKSLEERLEKTAKELALLQKAHEKAVTKVGMVRFNPFGEIGGDQSFSIALLDSKDSGVVITSHYGKDIQRIYAKPIKEGKSEHSLSMEEEEAIKKARS, from the coding sequence ATGTTCAACTTTGGAAAAAAGAAAAAGCAGGCAACCACTACAAAGGAATTAGTAAAAGAGGTAAAGTCCTTGGAAGAACGCTTGGAAAAAACCGCAAAAGAGCTTGCTCTTTTACAAAAGGCCCACGAGAAAGCAGTCACTAAGGTTGGTATGGTGAGGTTTAATCCCTTTGGCGAGATAGGAGGAGACCAGAGTTTTTCCATAGCCTTACTAGACAGTAAAGATTCAGGAGTTGTTATTACCTCCCATTACGGAAAGGATATACAAAGAATATATGCCAAGCCAATCAAAGAGGGAAAGTCCGAACATTCCTTGTCTATGGAGGAAGAGGAGGCAATCAAGAAGGCACGAAGCTAG
- a CDS encoding helix-turn-helix domain-containing protein translates to MARPYAKRRYIQHDWTTQKEFDLSPTEALTIGLIAGLSINTGWSYASKVTLADIVNISVPTLNNTIRRLKDKRLIVEDIENRGPKNVKMFAPTNKWWDSVYVDEIL, encoded by the coding sequence ATGGCAAGACCTTACGCAAAAAGGAGGTACATCCAGCATGACTGGACGACCCAAAAGGAGTTTGACCTATCCCCCACAGAGGCACTTACCATAGGACTCATTGCGGGTCTCTCTATAAATACTGGGTGGTCTTACGCCTCTAAAGTCACCTTGGCAGATATTGTAAATATTAGCGTACCAACTTTGAATAACACAATACGCAGACTCAAAGATAAAAGACTGATTGTAGAAGATATAGAAAACCGTGGACCAAAGAATGTAAAGATGTTTGCCCCAACCAATAAATGGTGGGATTCCGTATACGTAGATGAAATTCTCTAG
- the pilM gene encoding type IV pilus assembly protein PilM translates to MLNALTLHPSAFGLDISDLSLKIMCLKRQGKGFQLHAFGEFSIAPGVVERGEVKQGDVLTQTIREAVKSFGSKLSTKYVVASLPEEQAFLQVMQLPRMKPEELEHAVRFEAENYVPHSIEKVYLDYQVVKPFHSYIDHTDVLLAALPRTMVDPYLEALEHSGLTVKALEIESLAISRVLVPKETAALPLLLVDFGATRTSFVVFSGYSLRFTASIPVSSSQLTKSIAETLKLTEEKAEELKISFGLQGQDDEQGKKVLEALMPPLLNLVEQIKKHLSYYESHTIHQHLGINQQRIKRVIVSGGGANLRGFTRFLSKELEREVILGNPWVNILETSLKELPLLSFGESLKYTAALGLALRGAK, encoded by the coding sequence ATGTTGAACGCATTAACTCTTCATCCGTCAGCCTTTGGGCTAGACATCTCAGATCTTTCTTTAAAGATTATGTGCTTAAAACGCCAGGGAAAGGGATTCCAACTCCATGCTTTTGGAGAATTTTCCATTGCCCCCGGGGTGGTTGAGCGGGGGGAGGTGAAACAGGGAGATGTCTTGACACAGACCATCCGCGAGGCAGTGAAAAGTTTTGGCAGCAAACTTTCAACCAAATATGTTGTTGCTTCCCTTCCCGAAGAGCAAGCGTTTTTGCAGGTGATGCAGTTGCCGCGCATGAAGCCAGAGGAGCTAGAACACGCAGTGCGCTTTGAAGCAGAAAACTATGTCCCACATTCAATTGAGAAGGTATATTTAGATTACCAAGTGGTAAAACCCTTCCACAGCTATATAGACCACACAGACGTTCTGTTAGCTGCCCTCCCCCGCACCATGGTGGATCCTTACCTTGAGGCATTAGAGCATTCCGGATTGACCGTTAAGGCGCTGGAGATTGAGTCCTTGGCAATTTCTCGGGTCCTCGTTCCAAAAGAAACAGCTGCACTGCCCTTGTTATTGGTTGACTTTGGCGCAACAAGAACAAGCTTTGTGGTGTTTTCTGGGTACAGTCTGCGCTTTACCGCCTCCATTCCTGTTTCTTCAAGCCAGCTTACAAAAAGCATTGCAGAGACCCTAAAGCTTACAGAAGAGAAGGCAGAGGAATTAAAGATTAGCTTTGGTTTGCAAGGACAAGACGACGAACAGGGAAAGAAGGTGCTTGAGGCCTTGATGCCACCCCTTTTGAACCTTGTGGAACAGATCAAGAAACACCTTTCCTATTATGAATCCCACACCATTCACCAACATCTGGGAATAAACCAGCAGCGTATCAAGAGAGTCATCGTTTCTGGAGGAGGAGCAAATCTGAGAGGGTTTACCAGGTTTCTTTCAAAAGAACTGGAACGCGAGGTTATCTTGGGAAATCCTTGGGTGAACATTTTGGAAACCTCACTTAAAGAACTCCCTCTCCTCTCCTTTGGAGAATCATTAAAGTACACGGCGGCCTTGGGGCTTGCATTGAGAGGAGCAAAGTAA
- a CDS encoding site-specific DNA-methyltransferase encodes MNKKFEEIKKKVGIPYFEDENFLLFNQDAIASLEKLTSRIFDLTVTSPPYNIGKEYEKIRGLKNYIAWSHQWIKAVYECTKPQGSFWLNLGYLDMNNKAKAIPIIYLLWEHIPFYLIQEVIWHYEAGVTAKKFLAPRNEKFLWYVKDARSYTFNLDNIRDPNVKYPNQKKNGKLRCNPFGKNPGDVWDFPKVTSGDKRSSKERTKHPAQFPIAIIDRILKASSNKGDFVLDPFIGSGTTAECALRNGRKVVGFEIKKSYCDIAIDRYKSAKDKLKKTI; translated from the coding sequence ATGAATAAGAAGTTTGAAGAGATAAAAAAGAAAGTTGGGATTCCTTATTTTGAGGATGAAAACTTTTTACTGTTCAACCAAGATGCCATTGCATCCTTAGAAAAACTAACCTCTCGGATATTTGATCTAACTGTAACAAGTCCTCCTTATAATATAGGTAAAGAGTATGAGAAGATTAGGGGGCTAAAAAACTATATAGCTTGGTCTCATCAATGGATAAAAGCTGTCTATGAATGTACTAAACCCCAGGGGTCTTTCTGGCTTAATCTTGGATACCTTGATATGAATAATAAGGCAAAAGCTATCCCCATTATATATCTTTTGTGGGAGCACATTCCTTTCTACTTAATTCAAGAAGTCATCTGGCACTATGAAGCAGGGGTTACTGCAAAAAAGTTCCTTGCTCCAAGGAATGAAAAATTCCTCTGGTACGTAAAAGACGCCAGATCCTATACTTTCAATCTTGATAATATTAGAGATCCAAACGTTAAATATCCCAACCAAAAAAAGAATGGGAAATTACGATGTAATCCGTTTGGAAAAAATCCTGGAGACGTTTGGGATTTTCCAAAAGTTACTTCTGGAGACAAGCGTAGTTCCAAAGAACGCACAAAACATCCTGCTCAATTCCCAATCGCAATTATAGACCGTATCCTTAAAGCATCTTCTAACAAAGGGGATTTTGTACTAGATCCCTTTATTGGTTCAGGTACTACCGCTGAATGTGCGTTAAGAAACGGACGAAAAGTGGTTGGTTTTGAAATAAAAAAAAGCTATTGCGATATCGCTATAGATAGATATAAGTCTGCAAAAGATAAGCTCAAAAAAACTATCTAG
- a CDS encoding ScaI family restriction endonuclease translates to MNPYTKKQPKDWLAITEKLVEEHPLDKEGILEVCLKSWEQIFKSKIGGVLQIGKDINLTPQMIGNFLHILIAYNLQKKDPSAWRIGKSKKEKDMVYFSNDDYSFEIKTSSSNSGVYGNRSYGQEATEGTQKSKEGYYLVINFDKKVQQELPQITKIRFGWIEHSDWIAQKAPTGQQSRLSVEAMKFKLLNLL, encoded by the coding sequence GTGAATCCATATACTAAAAAACAGCCAAAGGATTGGTTAGCTATTACTGAAAAATTAGTTGAAGAGCATCCTTTAGATAAGGAAGGCATTCTTGAAGTTTGTCTTAAATCGTGGGAGCAGATTTTTAAGAGCAAGATAGGAGGAGTTCTTCAGATAGGGAAGGACATTAATCTTACTCCTCAGATGATAGGCAATTTTTTGCATATTCTTATTGCCTATAATTTGCAAAAAAAAGATCCTAGTGCTTGGCGAATTGGAAAATCTAAAAAGGAAAAGGATATGGTATATTTTTCTAATGATGATTATTCTTTTGAGATTAAGACATCTTCAAGTAATAGTGGAGTGTATGGAAACCGGAGTTATGGTCAAGAGGCAACAGAAGGTACTCAAAAGTCCAAAGAAGGATATTATCTCGTCATAAATTTTGACAAGAAAGTACAGCAAGAGTTACCTCAAATAACGAAGATAAGATTTGGATGGATTGAGCATTCTGATTGGATAGCACAAAAAGCCCCTACAGGGCAGCAATCTAGGCTCAGCGTAGAAGCTATGAAGTTTAAGCTTTTAAACTTACTCTAG
- a CDS encoding prepilin-type N-terminal cleavage/methylation domain-containing protein, giving the protein MKQRGFTLIEILVVVGIIVLFLGLSIPQLRSFQQVSYLENTGKEVVATLRLAKSRTLASEGALQYGVYFDTLSTPNQYTLFQGSSYAARDPAEDQVTELSKTIEISVISLGGGNEVVFLRLTGQASVQGTITFRRIADPTYTKTVSILSSGTVEEGTATPPSDEDRVVDSRHVHLSYQGRDIATTTESVRLIFPDTTFSFPILDNMSADQIFWEGDVVSEGETQHLKIHTHLLNDVTQGTLFSLHRRRDKNTKSLEIELSGDATGNLISYDATGITTQGTSIYAGTPELQ; this is encoded by the coding sequence ATGAAACAAAGAGGATTTACTTTGATTGAAATACTTGTTGTTGTGGGGATTATTGTTCTCTTTTTGGGGCTGAGTATCCCTCAGTTGCGTTCCTTTCAGCAGGTGTCTTATTTGGAAAACACCGGAAAGGAAGTGGTAGCAACTTTGCGTCTTGCAAAGAGCCGCACCTTAGCTTCAGAGGGAGCTTTGCAGTACGGCGTGTACTTTGATACCCTGAGCACTCCCAACCAGTATACCCTGTTTCAAGGTTCAAGCTATGCAGCAAGGGATCCTGCAGAAGACCAGGTTACAGAGCTTTCAAAGACAATTGAGATTTCCGTAATTTCCTTGGGCGGAGGAAATGAAGTGGTATTTTTGCGCTTGACCGGGCAAGCGAGCGTACAAGGAACTATTACGTTCCGCCGGATTGCAGATCCAACTTACACAAAAACCGTGAGTATTCTTTCTTCTGGTACAGTTGAAGAGGGAACCGCAACCCCGCCCTCAGATGAGGACCGGGTGGTGGATTCAAGACACGTTCATCTCTCCTACCAAGGGAGAGATATTGCCACAACCACCGAAAGCGTGCGTCTGATATTTCCCGATACCACCTTTTCTTTCCCGATTCTAGACAATATGTCAGCGGACCAGATTTTCTGGGAGGGAGATGTGGTATCAGAGGGGGAAACTCAGCATCTCAAAATCCATACCCACCTTTTGAACGATGTTACGCAAGGGACCCTGTTTTCTTTGCACCGTAGGAGAGATAAAAACACCAAGTCCCTAGAAATTGAGTTGTCGGGAGACGCAACCGGCAACCTCATTTCCTATGATGCAACAGGAATCACAACACAAGGAACATCCATTTATGCTGGAACACCGGAATTACAGTAG
- a CDS encoding type II secretion system protein, producing MTHQNFSKKNLGGFTIIEFVVYIAVLAILGGVTSTLFLWTLKAHTKTQVLQETTSSAQLAMDRVMYEIREAESLYLPTTTATQVSLKTKTSIPPGETLGYIDFFLCGEALCIKKEGEATLALTPNTVEVTNLSFTTISTDTDFPSLRVFMEVRHKNPNNRPELEAVVPVTSTASLR from the coding sequence ATGACCCACCAAAATTTTTCAAAGAAAAACTTAGGCGGGTTCACGATTATAGAATTCGTGGTGTACATTGCAGTTCTTGCTATTCTTGGGGGAGTTACTTCCACGCTGTTTTTGTGGACCCTAAAAGCCCATACCAAAACCCAAGTGTTGCAGGAAACAACCTCTTCGGCGCAGCTCGCAATGGACCGCGTAATGTATGAAATCAGAGAGGCAGAAAGCTTGTATCTCCCCACCACTACGGCGACCCAGGTTTCCCTTAAAACTAAAACCTCAATTCCTCCGGGGGAAACTTTAGGATACATTGATTTTTTCTTGTGCGGTGAAGCTCTGTGTATAAAAAAAGAAGGGGAAGCAACCCTTGCCCTTACTCCAAACACAGTTGAGGTCACCAACCTTTCTTTCACCACCATTTCCACCGATACAGACTTTCCTTCCTTAAGAGTATTTATGGAAGTGCGCCACAAAAATCCCAATAACAGGCCAGAACTGGAGGCCGTGGTACCAGTAACCTCCACTGCTTCTTTGAGATAG